A window from Xiphophorus maculatus strain JP 163 A chromosome 17, X_maculatus-5.0-male, whole genome shotgun sequence encodes these proteins:
- the usp15 gene encoding ubiquitin carboxyl-terminal hydrolase 15 isoform X5, with protein sequence MAEGGAADLDTQRGEIAALLKTQLRKGDTWYLADSRWFKQWKKYVGFDSWDKYQMGDQNVYPGPVDNSGLLKDGDVLAIKEHLIDELDYILVPTEGWNKLVGWYGLTEGQEPIARKVVEQGMFVKHCKVEVYLTELKLCEDSNMDNVITRRFSKADTIDMIEKEMRKLFSIPDEKETRLWNRYMSNTFEPLNKPDSTIQDAGLYQGQVLVIEQKNEDGTWPRGSMASKSSGASNLSALPKISPSSLTNNHNSSFNSRNVKNSSYSLPSSYPTYSNSYDYSEQSRQSERSGLCGLSNLGNTCFMNSAVQCLSNITPLTEYFLKDKYRDELNEDNPLGMKGEIARAYAELIKQLWSGKYSYVTPRPFKTQVGRFAPQFSGYQQQDSHELLAFLLDGLHEDLNRIRKKPYIQLKDANGRPDKVVAEEAWENHIKRNDSIIVDIFHGLFKSTLVCPVCAKVSVTFDPFCYLTLPLPMKKERTLEVYLVRLDPVAKPTQYKLTVPKVGYISDLCTSLSSLSAVPAEKVWTSLSAVF encoded by the exons ATGGCGGAAGGCGGAGCGGCTGATCTGGATACCCAGAGAGGAGAGATTGCGGCGCTGCTGAAAACACAGTTACGGAAGGGAGACACTTG GTATCTTGCGGACAGTCGCTGGTTCAAACAGTGGAAGAAATATGTGGGATTCGACAGCTGGGATAAGTACCAGATGGGAGATCAGAATGTCTACCCAGGACCGGTGGACAACTCTGGCCTCCTCAAAG ATGGGGACGTGCTGGCAATCAAGGAGCACCTCATCGACGAGCTCGACTACATCCTGGTCCCAACAGAGGGCTGGAACAAGCTTGTCGGCTGGTACGGGCTGACAGAAGGCCAGGAGCCAATTGCACGCAAG gtGGTGGAACAGGGTATGTTCGTGAAGCACTGCAAAGTGGAGGTGTACCTGACAGAGCTGAAGCTTTGTGAAGACAGCAACATGGACAACGTGATCACCAGACGTTTCAGTAAAGCCGACACAATAG ACATGATAGAGAAGGAGATGCGGAAACTGTTCAGCATCCCTGATGAGAAGGAGACGAGGCTGTGGAACAGGTACATGAGCAACACCTTCGAGCCGCTCAACAAGCCTGACAGCACCATCCAGGACGCCGGCCTCTATCAAGGACAG GTGCTCGTAATAGAACAGAAGAACGAGGATGGCACGTGGCCCCGAGGCTCCATGGCGTCCAA GTCATCTGGCGCTTCCAATCTCTCTGCTTTGCCAAAGATCTCGCCTTCATCTCTCACAAACAATCATAACAGCAGCTTCAACAGCAGGAA TGTTAAGAACTCCAGCTACAGTCTGCCCTCCTCGTACCCAACCTACAGCAACAGCTATGACTATTCAGAACAGAGCCGGCAGAGTGAGCGCTCAGGCCTCTGTGGGCTCTCCAACCTGGGAAACACCTGCTTCATGAACTCTGCAGTGCAG TGTTTAAGCAATATCACCCCCCTGACGGAGTACTTCCTCAAAGACAAGTACCGAGACGAGCTGAATGAAGACAACCCCCTGGGCATGAAAGGGGAGATCGCCAGAGCCTACGCTGAGCTCATCAAGCAGCTGTGGTCGGGCAAATACAGCTACGTCACCCCGAGACCCTTCAAG accCAAGTGGGGCGCTTTGCCCCGCAGTTCTCAGGATACCAGCAGCAGGACTCCCACGAGCTCCTAGCCTTCCTCCTGGACGGCCTTCACGAGGACCTGAACCGCATCCGGAAGAAACCCTACATCCAGCTCAAGGACGCCAACGGACGTCCGGACAAG GTGGTGGCCGAGGAAGCGTGGGAGAACCACATCAAGAGGAACGACTCCATCATCGTGGACATCTTCCACGGTCTCTTCAAGTCAACTTTGGTTTGTCCCGTGTGCGCCAAGGtctctgtgacctttgacccgtTCTGCTACTTGACCCTGCCGCTTCCCATGAAGAAAGAGCGGACTCTGGAGGTGTACCTCGTCAGACTGGACCCAGTTGCTAAACCTACGCAG TACAAGCTGACCGTGCCAAAGGTCGGCTACATCTCTGACCTCTGTACCTCCCTCTCCAGCCTGTCTGCCGTGCCCGCTGAGAAGGTATGGACGTCATTGTCAGCTGTTTTCTGA